One stretch of Oceanipulchritudo coccoides DNA includes these proteins:
- the dxs gene encoding 1-deoxy-D-xylulose-5-phosphate synthase encodes MSLLSKIHTPSDLKALTREQLDQVAEEIRARVIEVTSHNGGHIGPNLGVVELTMALHRVFDSPSDRFVFDVSHQGYVHKLLTGRNGEKFDQIRQTDGLSGFLCRSESPHDSFGAGHAGTALSAALGMAAARDWKKEDNHVVAVLGDAAFTCGITMEALNNIAETTSRLVIILNDNEWSIAKNVGALARYFNEIITNPVYNRIDRGLGSFLKKVPGGASVLEYGKRWKRETKDFIVGSNLFEAYGVRYIGPIDGHDLDLVTKHLEFAKNEQQPIILHLLTKKGKGYEPAMASPEKFHGLGPFDKETGKAPPKKKDTPPNYQDVFGKCLLKYARQDSRIVGITAAMPPGTGLSFLREELPGQFYDVGIAEEHAVLFAAGMATDGLRPVVAIYSTFLQRAYDPIIHDVCLQNLPVTFCMDRAGLSPNDGPTHHGLFDIAYLRTVPNTIVMQPRNEDELADMLWTCLHVDGPTFIRYPRGSATGIEKKAEPVLLPVGKAEVVREGSNIQFWALGPWVAEAEDIARELEAESGASIGVVNARFAKPLDTELLLSQAGKADLIVTFEDHVIQGGFGSAVLECINDHEIRTPVLRFGYPDRFVDHGSSTADIRSSAGLDHQSIISSIRSRASLPESKQQRTSATVDQT; translated from the coding sequence ATGTCCCTTCTTTCCAAAATTCACACCCCGTCCGATTTAAAAGCCCTGACGCGGGAACAACTCGACCAAGTGGCGGAGGAAATCCGCGCCCGGGTTATCGAAGTGACCTCCCATAATGGTGGCCATATCGGCCCAAACCTGGGTGTCGTCGAGCTGACCATGGCCCTTCACCGGGTCTTTGATTCCCCTTCAGACCGCTTTGTATTTGATGTCTCCCATCAGGGGTATGTCCATAAATTGCTGACAGGAAGAAACGGTGAGAAATTTGACCAAATCCGGCAGACTGACGGATTGAGTGGTTTTCTTTGCCGGAGCGAAAGCCCGCACGACTCCTTTGGAGCCGGACATGCGGGAACAGCTCTTTCGGCTGCCTTGGGAATGGCAGCTGCCCGTGACTGGAAAAAAGAGGACAACCATGTGGTTGCGGTCCTCGGAGATGCCGCATTCACCTGCGGGATCACAATGGAAGCGCTGAACAATATCGCTGAGACAACATCCCGGCTGGTCATCATCCTGAATGACAACGAATGGTCCATCGCCAAGAATGTCGGTGCCCTTGCGCGCTACTTCAACGAGATCATTACCAATCCCGTCTACAACCGAATCGACCGTGGGCTTGGCTCCTTCTTAAAGAAAGTTCCCGGCGGGGCTTCCGTTTTGGAATACGGCAAGCGCTGGAAACGCGAGACCAAGGACTTTATCGTCGGATCAAATCTCTTTGAGGCTTACGGGGTCCGCTACATCGGACCGATTGACGGCCATGATCTCGATCTCGTGACCAAGCATTTGGAATTCGCCAAGAACGAGCAGCAGCCGATCATTCTCCACCTGCTCACCAAAAAGGGCAAAGGGTATGAGCCGGCCATGGCCTCCCCGGAAAAATTCCACGGCCTCGGCCCTTTCGACAAGGAAACCGGAAAGGCGCCACCTAAAAAGAAGGACACTCCGCCAAACTATCAGGATGTCTTTGGTAAATGCCTTCTGAAATATGCCAGACAGGATTCACGGATCGTCGGGATAACGGCCGCAATGCCACCCGGAACAGGCCTCTCTTTCCTGCGGGAAGAACTCCCGGGGCAGTTTTATGATGTGGGTATCGCAGAGGAGCACGCCGTTCTCTTTGCAGCTGGCATGGCCACCGATGGATTGCGACCGGTTGTCGCCATCTATTCGACTTTCCTCCAACGCGCATATGACCCGATCATCCACGATGTATGCCTGCAGAACCTGCCTGTGACCTTCTGTATGGACCGGGCCGGCCTGTCGCCAAATGACGGCCCCACCCATCATGGCTTGTTCGATATCGCCTACCTGCGCACTGTGCCCAACACGATTGTCATGCAGCCCAGGAATGAGGACGAGCTAGCCGACATGCTGTGGACCTGCCTGCACGTTGATGGACCTACTTTCATTCGGTACCCGCGTGGAAGCGCTACGGGAATCGAGAAGAAAGCTGAGCCGGTCCTGCTGCCTGTCGGCAAGGCGGAAGTTGTGCGCGAAGGTAGCAATATCCAATTCTGGGCTCTGGGTCCATGGGTTGCTGAGGCAGAGGATATTGCCCGTGAATTGGAAGCTGAATCCGGCGCCTCAATCGGCGTTGTCAATGCCCGCTTTGCCAAACCGCTCGATACAGAGTTGCTTCTTTCCCAGGCAGGAAAAGCAGACCTGATTGTGACCTTTGAGGATCATGTCATTCAAGGTGGATTCGGAAGCGCTGTCCTCGAGTGTATCAATGATCATGAAATCCGGACGCCGGTTCTTCGTTTCGGCTATCCTGATCGCTTTGTAGATCATGGTTCCAGTACGGCAGACATCCGCTCAAGCGCGGGCTTGGACCACCAGTCTATCATCAGTTCAATCCGATCAAGAGCATCCCTGCCGGAAAGCAAACAGCAGAGAACTTCCGCGACAGTTGATCAAACTTGA
- the xseB gene encoding exodeoxyribonuclease VII small subunit, with product MSPKKKETTFEEALKNLEALVTSMESGDVPLATLVEKFEEGSKLVKTCEERLKQAELKIEKLRQDADKASLEPFAPDAD from the coding sequence ATGTCTCCAAAGAAAAAGGAAACGACTTTCGAAGAAGCCCTCAAAAACCTGGAGGCTCTTGTAACCTCCATGGAATCCGGAGATGTCCCTTTGGCCACTCTGGTTGAAAAATTTGAGGAAGGCAGTAAGCTCGTCAAAACATGCGAGGAACGACTCAAGCAGGCAGAGCTCAAAATTGAGAAATTACGCCAGGACGCCGACAAGGCTTCGCTGGAGCCGTTCGCGCCCGACGCAGACTAG
- a CDS encoding M48 family metallopeptidase, translating to MNSFLLLIMALLVLKTLAEVWLDLLNRRSVLDKAGEVPEAYRDFIDAPTYEKSVSYTLAKNKLGIIETLFDAAILAVVLFSGLLPWLWNNTTGILGSGIWGQALSLFSVFLILGIPGLPFEWYRQFRLEERFGFNKSTMGLWIVDKLKGFAIGAALGIPALAFLIFLVGLSQYWWLWGFAAFVVLQLVMVVLYPMFILPLFNKFEDLPEGSLRQRLMDLGDRTGFKAKTILVMDGSKRSGHSNAYFTGFGRFRRIVLYDTLIEQMEETQLASVLAHEIGHYKLGHIPKLLLLSVISLFFSFLALGWLQGSGWFIEAFGFASTEAIGPVILLFALLAGLVTFWISPLTNALSRKHEYEADEFAKRALDDDPNPILQALRILSEKNLSNLTPHPVYSAFYYSHPTLLEREKSLLG from the coding sequence ATGAACAGTTTTTTGCTCCTGATTATGGCCCTCCTGGTCCTCAAGACCCTTGCCGAAGTATGGCTGGACCTGCTGAACCGTCGCAGCGTCCTTGATAAAGCGGGCGAAGTCCCGGAAGCCTACCGTGATTTCATCGATGCGCCGACCTATGAGAAGTCGGTTTCTTATACGTTGGCCAAGAACAAGTTAGGCATTATTGAAACCCTTTTTGACGCGGCTATTCTGGCCGTGGTTTTATTTTCCGGATTGCTTCCCTGGCTCTGGAACAACACCACGGGCATTCTTGGATCGGGGATCTGGGGACAGGCCCTTTCACTGTTTTCTGTCTTCCTGATCCTTGGAATTCCCGGACTGCCCTTTGAATGGTACCGTCAATTCCGGCTGGAAGAGCGCTTTGGTTTCAACAAAAGCACAATGGGCTTATGGATTGTCGACAAACTCAAGGGCTTTGCCATCGGAGCGGCCTTGGGCATTCCAGCCCTTGCTTTCCTGATCTTCCTCGTTGGGCTCTCCCAATATTGGTGGTTGTGGGGATTTGCCGCCTTTGTCGTTCTGCAACTTGTCATGGTGGTCCTGTATCCGATGTTTATCCTGCCCTTGTTCAACAAGTTTGAGGATCTACCGGAAGGGTCGCTTCGCCAACGGCTCATGGATCTTGGGGATCGGACTGGATTCAAGGCCAAGACGATTCTCGTCATGGACGGGAGCAAGCGCTCCGGGCATTCAAATGCCTATTTTACCGGTTTTGGGCGCTTCCGGCGAATTGTCCTTTATGACACGCTGATCGAGCAAATGGAGGAAACCCAGCTGGCATCCGTTCTGGCCCATGAAATCGGGCATTACAAGCTGGGCCATATCCCTAAACTCCTCCTGCTTTCAGTTATCTCGCTTTTCTTCAGTTTTCTTGCCCTTGGATGGTTGCAAGGGAGCGGGTGGTTTATCGAGGCATTCGGGTTTGCCTCCACGGAGGCCATAGGCCCTGTTATTCTGCTCTTTGCCCTTCTGGCTGGATTGGTTACCTTCTGGATTTCCCCCCTCACGAACGCGCTTTCACGGAAGCACGAATACGAGGCGGACGAATTTGCCAAGCGCGCCTTGGATGATGACCCGAACCCGATTCTGCAGGCCTTGCGGATCCTGAGCGAAAAGAACCTCAGCAACCTGACCCCGCATCCTGTCTACAGCGCGTTCTATTATTCCCATCCGACCCTGCTGGAGCGTGAAAAGTCACTGCTCGGCTAA
- a CDS encoding endonuclease/exonuclease/phosphatase family protein — MTWLSGLVSLCAESSVLRLGTWNVQNYLLQNRWEESRYRFEYPKPEADKAALREQLLEARPAILFLQEIGSEAMLGELREDLAIAGLDYPFSHFSALSDSRSGLAILSSIAPDEVLHLDPKSESGTCASLTRRGIQEVVFVFMEKRLRIFHVHLKSRYTSDNADPDSRIFRAAELAALKGILDQRLAISGKNETLLLLGDLNTPFESPLLDPIRENWEPVPLTDVQGQQWTYHYKKDAKFELLDGFWTTPASVKAFTPVGLFPSATDASVGSDHRLAVAGWRPLPQK, encoded by the coding sequence ATGACGTGGCTGTCAGGGCTGGTTTCGCTCTGTGCGGAATCATCGGTGCTCCGTCTGGGCACTTGGAACGTGCAGAATTACCTCCTGCAAAACCGCTGGGAGGAGAGCCGTTACCGGTTTGAATATCCCAAACCGGAAGCGGATAAGGCAGCCCTGCGTGAACAGCTGCTGGAAGCTCGCCCGGCCATCCTTTTCCTTCAGGAAATTGGCTCCGAGGCCATGCTGGGAGAGCTCCGGGAGGATCTGGCCATTGCCGGGCTGGATTATCCTTTTTCGCATTTCTCAGCCCTGTCGGACTCGCGTAGCGGACTGGCAATCCTCTCTTCAATCGCGCCGGATGAGGTGCTCCACCTTGATCCAAAATCGGAATCCGGAACCTGCGCTTCCCTGACCCGCCGGGGAATTCAGGAAGTGGTCTTTGTTTTCATGGAAAAGCGGTTACGGATATTTCATGTCCATCTGAAAAGCCGCTACACATCCGACAACGCAGACCCGGATTCACGGATTTTCCGCGCCGCCGAACTGGCCGCCTTGAAGGGAATCCTGGACCAGCGGCTCGCCATTTCAGGGAAGAACGAAACCCTTCTCCTCCTCGGCGATTTAAATACTCCATTTGAATCGCCCCTTCTTGATCCAATCCGGGAGAATTGGGAGCCCGTCCCGTTGACCGATGTGCAAGGCCAGCAATGGACTTACCATTACAAGAAGGACGCCAAGTTTGAGTTGCTGGATGGATTCTGGACAACCCCTGCTTCGGTGAAGGCCTTTACCCCGGTCGGCCTTTTTCCTTCGGCCACGGATGCTTCAGTCGGCTCGGATCACCGTCTTGCTGTCGCTGGTTGGCGTCCTTTGCCGCAAAAATAG
- a CDS encoding thioredoxin domain-containing protein, translated as MPNRLAQEDSLYLRQHAENPVDWYPWGDEAFKKARDEDKPVLVSIGYSACHWCHVMAHESFEDASIAKLMNTHFICIKVDREERPDIDQIYMDAVQMLNGHGGWPLNAFCLPDGRPFAGGTYFPPDERRGHNIVPWPQLLMRVADFYDRQRKDLVQNAEAIIGNLEASNSPHQATGDPVGPDEFLQAVGRLLDNHDAEFGGFGTAPKFPPAMTLEFLLAMRASATIELGNPEIAGGVDQAINRTLTGMAHGGLFDQIGGGFARYSVDQHWLIPHFEKMLYDNALLLDIYSKAWQRYPKPLYKKVVEETVGWLEREMRSPEGAYYAALDADTEGEEGKTYLWYPAEVKSILGDEAGARFCEAYGITTEGNFEETGLSNPALLEGDADMRDTLESDRKKLLQVRNARPQPGRDNKCLTAWNALLVRGLAQAAFTFGRKDWMEAAIRLGEWIWSHMRDENGRLLSVSYNGTARGNGNLDDYAHTAQAYMVLAAYAEWISPGASKTWRERAEELVGIVSRHFGDPSAVGYYFTSDDHESLVHRKKDWFDNATPSGNASMAQAFSSLEAVTGEAAFGEQVERLKVAYPGIVQTSPAAASHALSAFVQRAVGIAVIKVRQDADLEALHKALTGRPWRQVFISVEEGDELPAAYQLCAGTQCLPPTNSAEELAGHL; from the coding sequence ATGCCCAACAGACTTGCACAGGAAGACAGCCTCTACTTGCGCCAGCACGCCGAAAACCCGGTTGACTGGTATCCGTGGGGAGATGAGGCATTCAAAAAGGCGCGGGATGAAGACAAGCCGGTCCTCGTCTCAATCGGCTATTCAGCCTGCCACTGGTGCCATGTGATGGCCCATGAGTCCTTCGAGGACGCTTCCATCGCCAAGCTGATGAATACCCACTTCATCTGCATAAAGGTCGACCGTGAAGAACGCCCGGATATCGACCAGATCTACATGGATGCGGTGCAAATGCTTAACGGTCACGGGGGTTGGCCGCTCAACGCATTCTGCCTGCCCGATGGACGGCCCTTCGCCGGCGGGACCTATTTCCCGCCCGATGAGCGCCGCGGCCACAATATCGTCCCCTGGCCACAGCTGCTGATGCGCGTAGCCGACTTTTACGACCGTCAACGCAAAGACCTTGTCCAGAATGCTGAGGCCATCATCGGGAATCTGGAAGCAAGCAACAGCCCGCACCAGGCGACTGGAGACCCCGTCGGACCAGATGAATTCCTGCAGGCAGTCGGTCGCCTCCTCGACAATCACGATGCGGAATTTGGCGGCTTTGGAACGGCGCCCAAATTTCCACCGGCGATGACCCTCGAATTCCTGCTCGCCATGCGGGCCAGCGCGACCATCGAGCTGGGCAATCCGGAGATTGCCGGGGGAGTTGATCAGGCGATCAACCGGACCCTCACCGGAATGGCCCACGGAGGGCTCTTTGACCAGATTGGGGGTGGCTTTGCACGTTACAGCGTGGATCAACACTGGCTCATCCCGCATTTTGAGAAAATGCTCTATGACAATGCCCTGCTTCTGGATATTTATTCCAAGGCATGGCAGCGTTACCCAAAACCGCTCTACAAGAAAGTGGTTGAGGAAACAGTCGGCTGGCTTGAACGGGAAATGCGGTCACCGGAGGGTGCATATTACGCTGCGCTTGATGCCGATACCGAAGGTGAAGAGGGAAAGACTTATCTCTGGTATCCGGCCGAGGTGAAATCCATTCTCGGGGATGAGGCCGGTGCGCGTTTCTGCGAAGCGTACGGCATCACCACCGAAGGGAATTTTGAGGAAACCGGACTGAGCAACCCAGCCCTTCTGGAAGGTGATGCGGATATGCGTGACACCTTGGAAAGCGACCGCAAAAAGCTGCTTCAAGTACGAAACGCCAGGCCCCAACCGGGACGGGACAATAAGTGCCTCACGGCTTGGAATGCCCTCCTTGTCCGGGGCCTGGCTCAAGCCGCGTTCACTTTCGGACGGAAGGATTGGATGGAGGCAGCCATCCGTCTCGGGGAGTGGATCTGGTCGCACATGCGCGATGAAAATGGTCGTCTTCTTTCTGTCTCCTACAACGGCACTGCCCGCGGCAATGGCAATCTCGATGACTACGCCCACACGGCCCAGGCATATATGGTCCTGGCAGCCTACGCCGAATGGATCAGTCCGGGCGCTTCCAAAACATGGCGGGAACGGGCAGAGGAACTTGTAGGGATTGTATCACGACATTTTGGCGATCCTTCAGCAGTCGGGTATTACTTTACGAGTGATGATCACGAGTCACTCGTCCACAGGAAAAAGGACTGGTTTGACAATGCCACACCTTCTGGAAATGCGAGTATGGCGCAGGCTTTTTCCAGCTTGGAAGCGGTCACCGGCGAAGCGGCTTTTGGCGAACAAGTCGAGCGACTCAAGGTCGCCTACCCCGGCATTGTGCAAACCTCCCCTGCGGCCGCCAGCCACGCATTGTCGGCTTTTGTCCAGCGCGCTGTCGGCATTGCCGTGATCAAGGTACGTCAGGATGCGGATCTGGAAGCCCTCCATAAAGCCCTCACGGGACGGCCATGGAGGCAGGTCTTCATTTCAGTCGAGGAAGGCGATGAGCTTCCTGCCGCCTACCAACTATGCGCAGGTACCCAATGCCTCCCTCCGACCAACTCCGCCGAGGAACTCGCAGGTCATCTGTAA
- a CDS encoding inositol monophosphatase family protein yields the protein MDWSHLLEAAEKAAREAGEILKEGAAHLREVEFQDKRDVKLRADMESEELIRKCLGEAAEFPIYGEEKGGDASLRERDEPYWIVDPLDGTYNYLRGSALCAVSIGLMRGETPILGVIYDFNSDRLYSGVVGDCFRINGKDTRPNWETRLEQAALATGFPAGMDRSSARMEAFLERIAPFKKVRMVGSAALALAYVAGGIYDVYFEESIRLWDVAAGLALVQAAGGTIRMKPSRSGKPMAYDVWAGKEAFFAQ from the coding sequence ATGGATTGGAGTCATTTGTTGGAGGCTGCGGAAAAGGCAGCGCGAGAGGCTGGCGAAATTTTGAAGGAGGGCGCAGCCCACTTGCGGGAAGTTGAATTTCAGGACAAGCGGGACGTAAAACTCCGGGCGGACATGGAGTCCGAGGAGCTTATCCGGAAATGTCTTGGCGAAGCGGCGGAATTCCCCATCTACGGGGAGGAAAAGGGCGGAGATGCCAGTCTGCGGGAGCGGGATGAGCCCTACTGGATTGTGGATCCGCTTGACGGGACATACAATTACCTACGAGGCAGCGCTCTTTGTGCGGTCAGCATTGGGCTCATGCGCGGGGAGACCCCTATCCTCGGCGTCATCTACGATTTTAATTCCGACCGCCTCTACAGCGGGGTTGTCGGGGATTGTTTTCGCATCAACGGCAAGGATACCCGGCCAAATTGGGAAACCCGTCTGGAGCAGGCAGCTCTGGCCACCGGATTTCCCGCCGGAATGGACCGCTCCTCTGCCCGCATGGAAGCATTTTTGGAACGGATTGCTCCTTTCAAGAAGGTGCGCATGGTCGGGTCCGCCGCCCTCGCCCTGGCTTACGTGGCCGGCGGTATCTACGACGTATACTTTGAGGAATCCATCCGCTTGTGGGACGTTGCGGCCGGTCTGGCACTTGTCCAGGCAGCCGGAGGCACCATCCGCATGAAGCCAAGCCGCTCGGGCAAGCCGATGGCCTACGATGTCTGGGCAGGGAAGGAAGCGTTTTTCGCACAATAA
- a CDS encoding ATP-dependent DNA ligase, protein MRRFTKLFRDLDESNRTGDKVAALRAYFHEAPAEDAAWVLWFLWGNRLNLKIPSRRLRQWAADLSGYPDWLVEACYERVGDLAETGALLLPLKPTEAANLPLHKVIETHLLPLRHWDDRFQFQLLREFWLSLDRDKVLVLNKMLTGGFRIGVSRLLVVRALSEALGIERATLTHRLMGDWEPDADFFHSLTDPEANAEALITCPYPFYLASPISQEPSELGKIDDWIVEWKWDGIRAQLICREGTCHIWSRGEERVTDSFPELVEAAKGFPDGTVLDGEILCWEGDSPLGFHVLQTRLNRKKPDAQIMETAPVVFMAYDCLEQNGKDIRDQPLANRKAFLEDLMRGLESPLIRLSPVIQVTDWQLLEEKWSQSRQLKVEGLMLKHRDSAYKVGRVRGEWWKWKVDPYTADLVMVYAQAGHGRRASLYTDYTLAASDGEKLVPVAKAYSGLTDEEIRKVDNWIKRNTLARRGPVRTVPPEQVFEIGFEGLRPSSRHKSGLAMRFPRILRWRRDKPVSEIDTVDSLRKLIE, encoded by the coding sequence ATGAGACGATTTACAAAACTGTTCAGGGACTTGGATGAGTCAAACCGCACCGGCGACAAGGTGGCGGCCCTGCGGGCGTACTTTCATGAGGCCCCGGCTGAGGATGCCGCCTGGGTCCTCTGGTTCCTCTGGGGCAACCGGTTAAACCTGAAAATTCCCTCCCGCCGCCTGCGTCAATGGGCTGCAGACCTTTCGGGTTATCCGGATTGGCTCGTTGAGGCCTGCTACGAGCGGGTCGGTGATCTGGCAGAAACGGGTGCCCTCCTCCTGCCGCTCAAGCCCACGGAGGCCGCAAACCTTCCCCTTCACAAGGTCATTGAAACCCACCTTTTGCCGCTCAGACACTGGGATGACCGGTTTCAATTCCAACTCCTGCGCGAATTCTGGCTATCGCTGGACAGGGATAAGGTCCTGGTTCTCAACAAGATGCTGACCGGTGGATTTCGCATTGGCGTCTCGCGGCTTCTGGTTGTACGCGCCCTTTCGGAAGCATTGGGCATCGAGCGCGCAACCCTCACTCACCGATTGATGGGCGATTGGGAACCCGATGCCGACTTTTTTCATTCACTGACCGACCCTGAGGCCAATGCGGAGGCCCTTATTACCTGTCCCTATCCTTTTTACCTGGCCTCCCCGATCAGTCAGGAACCCTCGGAACTTGGAAAAATCGATGACTGGATTGTCGAATGGAAATGGGATGGCATCCGGGCGCAGTTGATATGCCGGGAGGGCACCTGCCACATCTGGTCACGCGGGGAAGAACGTGTCACCGATTCCTTCCCCGAGTTGGTGGAGGCGGCAAAAGGGTTTCCAGACGGAACCGTTCTGGACGGGGAAATCCTTTGCTGGGAAGGCGACTCCCCTTTGGGATTTCATGTCCTGCAAACGCGGCTCAACCGAAAGAAGCCTGACGCACAAATCATGGAAACAGCCCCCGTCGTTTTCATGGCCTATGATTGCCTCGAGCAGAATGGAAAGGATATCCGGGACCAGCCCCTCGCCAATAGAAAAGCCTTCCTGGAGGACCTCATGAGAGGTCTGGAGAGCCCTTTAATCCGGCTCTCACCTGTAATTCAAGTGACTGACTGGCAATTACTTGAGGAGAAATGGTCACAATCCAGGCAGCTCAAAGTGGAAGGCTTGATGCTGAAACACCGTGACAGCGCCTACAAGGTCGGGCGCGTTCGCGGGGAATGGTGGAAATGGAAGGTGGATCCCTACACCGCCGACCTGGTCATGGTTTATGCACAGGCCGGGCACGGCCGGCGCGCTTCGCTGTACACGGATTACACACTGGCAGCCTCTGACGGCGAAAAGCTGGTCCCTGTGGCCAAAGCCTACTCGGGCCTGACCGATGAGGAGATCCGCAAAGTCGATAACTGGATCAAGCGCAACACCCTGGCCCGGCGTGGCCCCGTGAGAACAGTCCCCCCGGAGCAGGTCTTTGAAATTGGCTTTGAAGGACTGCGCCCCTCAAGCCGGCACAAATCGGGCCTTGCCATGCGCTTTCCGCGCATCCTCCGTTGGCGCAGGGACAAACCCGTCTCGGAAATCGACACCGTGGATTCCCTGCGCAAATTGATCGAATAA